One segment of Paenibacillus pabuli DNA contains the following:
- a CDS encoding F0F1 ATP synthase subunit delta: protein MSRDTIVAKRYAKALFEVALQQQQVLEVEQELRAVVSGLTGDAEIIKFIVSPNISDEAKRNVLHASLEGKVSEPVLRTVLLLIERGRVELLEALLSDYLKIEGDSLGIADARVYSTYALNDEEKEAVAREFGGRVNKKIRIENIVDATLLGGLKVAIGDTIYDGSLAGKLERLEQSFNRRVQ, encoded by the coding sequence ATGAGCCGCGATACGATTGTTGCCAAGCGTTATGCGAAAGCATTGTTCGAAGTCGCTCTCCAGCAGCAGCAGGTGCTTGAAGTTGAACAGGAACTGCGTGCGGTTGTCAGCGGATTGACCGGGGATGCCGAGATCATCAAGTTCATCGTATCTCCGAACATCTCTGATGAAGCCAAGCGGAACGTGCTTCATGCGAGCCTTGAAGGCAAAGTGTCCGAACCTGTCCTGCGCACGGTTCTGCTCCTGATTGAGCGTGGTCGCGTTGAACTGCTGGAAGCTCTTTTGAGTGATTATCTGAAGATCGAGGGCGACTCGCTCGGCATTGCCGATGCGCGGGTTTACTCGACTTATGCATTGAATGATGAAGAAAAAGAAGCGGTAGCCCGTGAATTCGGAGGCCGTGTGAATAAAAAGATCCGTATCGAGAACATTGTCGATGCGACTCTGCTGGGCGGATTGAAAGTCGCCATTGGCGATACGATCTATGACGGCAGCTTGGCTGGCAAGCTCGAACGTCTTGAGCAGTCTTTTAACAGACGAGTACAGTAG
- the atpF gene encoding F0F1 ATP synthase subunit B — MSFVWENTLLAIIAFAILYWLLSRYAFGPLFSIMEKRRELVLTQMNEAAQTREQAIAYVEEQKQALEQARKEAHDIIEQSKQTGGKQAESILADAKAEANRLKDDAVREIESEKNKAVAALRSELGTASVQIASKLIKKEVENGPAQEELVNQYLNEVGGRQ, encoded by the coding sequence TTGAGTTTCGTATGGGAAAATACGCTTCTTGCGATTATCGCATTTGCAATTTTATATTGGCTGCTTAGCCGTTATGCTTTCGGTCCTTTGTTCTCCATCATGGAAAAACGTCGCGAACTCGTGCTGACGCAGATGAATGAGGCTGCTCAGACTCGGGAACAGGCCATTGCCTATGTGGAGGAACAAAAACAAGCTCTGGAGCAAGCGCGCAAGGAAGCTCACGACATCATTGAACAGTCCAAACAAACGGGCGGCAAACAGGCTGAGTCCATTCTGGCTGACGCAAAAGCTGAAGCTAATCGTCTGAAAGACGATGCGGTACGTGAAATTGAAAGTGAGAAGAACAAAGCGGTTGCAGCGCTTCGCAGCGAACTGGGTACAGCTTCCGTTCAGATTGCTTCCAAATTGATCAAAAAAGAAGTTGAGAACGGTCCAGCACAAGAAGAACTTGTGAACCAATACCTCAATGAGGTAGGGGGCCGACAATGA
- the atpE gene encoding F0F1 ATP synthase subunit C yields the protein MGAMALIAAAIVAGLGAFGAGIGNGMVISKTVEGIARQPEAKSTLQTTMFIGVGLIEVLPIIGVVLAFMFYGMA from the coding sequence ATGGGAGCAATGGCATTAATCGCAGCAGCAATTGTTGCAGGACTGGGCGCGTTTGGCGCAGGTATCGGTAACGGTATGGTAATCAGCAAGACAGTAGAAGGAATTGCACGTCAACCAGAAGCAAAATCCACTCTTCAAACAACAATGTTTATCGGGGTAGGTCTGATCGAGGTATTGCCGATCATCGGTGTGGTACTCGCGTTCATGTTCTACGGTATGGCTTAA
- the atpB gene encoding F0F1 ATP synthase subunit A → MHEAPIIMLGGFRLDLSVVLMLVVTGALVFIFAVLATRRLSVENPGKLQNFMEWAVEFVRNLISSTMDMKKGKHFISLALSMIMFIFVGNMLGLPFQAVTAVDSAEHAQVFGQPIVTAVDAFEEAHAKDPEAHPHVELAWWKSPTADLSVTMGLALVAFMVSHGLGLFRNTRGYLKHYLQPFALFLPINLIETASKLLTHGMRLFANIFAGEVLITTILKLTTFKVFGAIAAIPLLMVWQGFSIFIGAIQAFVFVILMMVYISQSIETHDEH, encoded by the coding sequence ATGCATGAAGCTCCAATTATTATGCTTGGCGGATTTCGATTGGATCTATCGGTTGTGTTGATGCTGGTTGTTACAGGTGCCCTCGTTTTTATTTTTGCTGTACTGGCTACAAGGAGATTGTCCGTTGAAAATCCCGGCAAGCTGCAAAATTTTATGGAGTGGGCAGTAGAATTCGTCCGCAATCTGATTTCCAGTACGATGGATATGAAGAAAGGGAAGCACTTTATCTCTCTCGCTCTTTCCATGATCATGTTCATCTTTGTTGGTAACATGCTGGGTCTTCCGTTCCAGGCAGTAACCGCAGTGGACAGCGCAGAGCATGCGCAGGTGTTTGGTCAGCCGATCGTTACAGCGGTCGATGCGTTTGAAGAAGCGCATGCCAAAGACCCTGAAGCACACCCACACGTTGAATTGGCATGGTGGAAATCACCTACCGCTGATTTATCGGTAACCATGGGACTGGCGCTTGTTGCGTTCATGGTATCTCATGGACTCGGATTGTTCCGCAACACGAGAGGTTATCTCAAGCACTACCTTCAGCCATTCGCCTTGTTCTTGCCCATCAACTTGATTGAGACGGCATCCAAGCTGTTGACACACGGTATGCGTCTATTCGCGAATATCTTCGCGGGTGAGGTACTGATCACAACGATCCTGAAGCTGACTACATTCAAAGTGTTTGGCGCAATTGCTGCCATTCCGTTGCTGATGGTGTGGCAAGGCTTTAGTATCTTTATCGGCGCGATCCAGGCATTTGTTTTTGTAATCTTGATGATGGTGTACATTTCACAGAGCATCGAGACGCACGACGAACATTAA
- a CDS encoding ATP synthase subunit I: protein MSELTRYRRWMTVFIMYFLMICFLAAAFMPRVETIALGLALGTGISWINAFYLGYKVRKMSDDAAEGNLKRVNLGFLTRAALAVLGIFISMRFPQYFNTYAVAGGLVIAQFSLLIIGIVYSRRAE from the coding sequence ATGAGTGAACTAACCAGATACCGCAGATGGATGACTGTTTTCATCATGTACTTTCTTATGATTTGTTTTCTCGCAGCGGCCTTTATGCCCCGTGTGGAGACAATTGCTTTGGGACTGGCCCTGGGTACAGGAATTAGCTGGATCAATGCATTTTACCTGGGCTACAAAGTAAGGAAAATGTCTGATGATGCGGCAGAAGGTAACTTGAAGCGTGTGAACCTGGGATTTTTGACAAGAGCGGCACTCGCTGTGCTCGGTATATTCATATCGATGCGCTTTCCGCAGTACTTCAATACATACGCGGTTGCAGGCGGTCTGGTCATTGCGCAATTTTCCTTACTGATTATAGGGATTGTCTATTCCCGCAGAGCAGAATGA
- a CDS encoding AtpZ/AtpI family protein yields MADSNKPNSSRNHDDNVWKAMGLVTAFGIEIAILAVAGYYAGSWLDKTIGGNGIWIAVSVLFFLAAGGVSIYFIAKKFMGESDE; encoded by the coding sequence ATGGCCGATTCGAACAAACCAAATTCATCCCGTAACCATGACGATAACGTATGGAAAGCGATGGGACTCGTGACAGCTTTTGGGATCGAGATTGCCATTCTCGCTGTTGCCGGATATTACGCTGGCTCCTGGTTGGACAAGACCATTGGAGGTAACGGAATATGGATCGCCGTAAGCGTTCTCTTTTTTCTGGCCGCAGGCGGCGTGAGCATCTACTTTATCGCGAAAAAATTCATGGGGGAAAGTGATGAGTGA
- the wecB gene encoding non-hydrolyzing UDP-N-acetylglucosamine 2-epimerase, which translates to MSKKIKVMTIFGVRPEAIKMAPLILELQKHPESIESIVCVTAQHRQMLDQVLEVFNIQPDYDLDVMKDRQTLNEITIRVLGGLEPVLREAKPDIVLVHGDTLTTFVASYAAFLQQIQVGHVEAGLRTWNKLSPYPEEMNRQLTGVLADLHFAPTDWSFSNLAKENKPESSTYVTGNTVTDVFQYTVRQDYTHPVLEWAQGKRLVLMTAHRRESQGEPHRNIFQAVKRIADEFEDIAIVYPVHPSPAVKEPAHAILGNHPRIQLIDPLDVVDLHNFYPHTHLILTDSGGLQEEAPSFGVPVLVLRDTTERPEGIEAGTLELVGTDEERVYERTKALLTDETLYASMSQAANPYGDGHASERIVNAILHHFGVNSERPESFHRKFKK; encoded by the coding sequence ATGTCCAAGAAAATTAAAGTCATGACGATATTCGGAGTTCGTCCGGAAGCCATCAAGATGGCTCCGCTTATTTTGGAACTTCAGAAACATCCCGAATCTATCGAATCCATCGTCTGTGTGACCGCACAACATCGTCAAATGCTGGATCAGGTTCTTGAGGTGTTTAACATTCAACCGGACTATGATCTGGACGTGATGAAAGATCGCCAAACGCTGAATGAAATTACGATTCGTGTACTTGGTGGCCTGGAACCTGTACTGCGTGAAGCGAAACCCGATATCGTGCTTGTTCACGGGGATACGCTGACTACGTTTGTAGCCAGCTATGCAGCGTTTCTGCAGCAAATTCAGGTCGGCCATGTAGAGGCAGGCCTTCGTACGTGGAACAAGCTGTCTCCGTACCCGGAGGAAATGAATCGCCAGTTAACCGGTGTGCTTGCAGACCTGCATTTTGCACCGACGGATTGGTCTTTCTCCAACCTTGCCAAAGAAAATAAACCGGAGTCTAGTACGTATGTCACAGGCAACACGGTAACAGATGTGTTTCAATATACAGTACGGCAGGATTACACACATCCGGTACTTGAATGGGCGCAAGGCAAACGTCTTGTGCTGATGACAGCTCACCGCCGTGAATCCCAAGGCGAGCCTCACCGCAACATTTTCCAGGCCGTCAAACGGATTGCCGACGAGTTCGAAGACATTGCCATCGTGTACCCGGTGCATCCAAGTCCTGCTGTGAAGGAGCCGGCTCACGCGATTTTGGGGAATCACCCCCGTATTCAATTAATTGATCCGCTAGACGTGGTGGATTTGCATAACTTTTATCCGCATACTCACTTGATTTTGACCGATTCAGGCGGTTTGCAGGAAGAAGCGCCTTCGTTTGGTGTGCCTGTGCTGGTTCTGCGGGATACGACGGAGCGCCCGGAAGGCATCGAAGCCGGAACGTTGGAACTGGTGGGTACGGATGAGGAACGTGTATATGAACGGACCAAAGCTCTGCTTACGGATGAAACGCTGTATGCAAGCATGAGTCAAGCTGCCAATCCATACGGTGATGGACATGCATCGGAAAGAATTGTCAATGCGATTTTGCACCATTTTGGCGTAAATAGTGAGCGTCCGGAATCATTTCACAGAAAATTCAAAAAATAA
- the upp gene encoding uracil phosphoribosyltransferase → MGKLVICDHPLIQHKLTFIRDMRTNTKDFRELVDEVATLMAYEITREIPLETIDVQTPVAETKGKVISGRMLGLVPILRAGLGMLDGVVKLLPAAKVGHVGLFRDPETLQPVEYYTKLPTDVTERELIVIDPMLATGGSAIAAIDVLKKRGCTQIKMMNLVAAPEGVKAVQDAHPDVDIYVAALDDRLDDHGYIVPGLGDAGDRLYGTK, encoded by the coding sequence ATGGGAAAATTAGTAATATGTGATCACCCCTTGATTCAACACAAACTGACGTTTATACGCGACATGCGTACGAATACGAAAGATTTCCGCGAATTGGTGGATGAAGTGGCTACGCTGATGGCGTACGAGATTACAAGAGAGATTCCGCTGGAGACCATTGATGTGCAAACACCTGTAGCTGAGACAAAAGGAAAAGTGATTTCCGGACGTATGCTTGGTCTGGTACCAATTCTGCGTGCAGGTCTGGGTATGCTGGATGGCGTTGTTAAACTGCTGCCTGCAGCAAAAGTAGGACATGTTGGTTTGTTCCGTGACCCGGAAACACTGCAGCCTGTTGAATACTACACGAAGCTTCCTACAGACGTGACGGAGCGTGAGCTGATTGTCATCGACCCAATGCTGGCAACAGGCGGATCTGCCATTGCTGCGATTGACGTGCTCAAAAAACGCGGCTGCACCCAAATCAAAATGATGAACCTTGTTGCAGCACCTGAAGGTGTAAAAGCAGTTCAGGATGCGCATCCGGATGTGGACATCTACGTGGCTGCACTGGACGATCGTCTGGATGATCACGGTTATATCGTTCCCGGACTGGGAGATGCAGGAGACCGTCTGTACGGCACTAAATAA
- the glyA gene encoding serine hydroxymethyltransferase: MEQLRKNDPAVLEAMNLELKRQQNNIELIASENIVSEAVIEALGSVLTNKYAEGYPGKRYYGGCEHVDVVEDIARDRAKELFGAEHVNVQPHSGAQANMAVYLAALKPGDTVLGMNLAHGGHLTHGSPVNASGLLYNFVAYGVQEDTFLIDYDEVRKAAFKHRPRLIVAGASAYPRTIDFEKLASIANDVGALFMVDMAHIAGLVAAGLHPSPVPHAHFVTTTTHKTLRGPRGGMILCRKSWAAAIDKAVFPGSQGGPLMHVIASKAVALGEALQPSFKTYAQNVVKNAQVLAETLIAEGLNIVSGGTDNHLMLIDTRSVNITGKEAEHVLDSIGITVNKNAIPFDPTSPFVTSGIRIGTPAATSRGMNEEAMVAIGKIIAKTLKNPKDTAKLDEARAEVTALTDQFPLYTDLKY, encoded by the coding sequence ATGGAACAATTGCGTAAGAATGACCCTGCAGTACTTGAAGCGATGAATTTGGAGTTGAAACGTCAACAGAACAACATTGAGCTGATTGCATCCGAGAACATCGTAAGTGAAGCGGTAATTGAGGCGCTTGGTTCTGTACTGACGAACAAGTACGCAGAAGGATACCCGGGCAAACGTTATTATGGTGGTTGCGAGCACGTGGATGTCGTGGAAGATATCGCACGTGACCGCGCGAAGGAACTGTTCGGAGCTGAACATGTAAACGTACAGCCTCACTCCGGAGCACAAGCGAATATGGCAGTATACCTTGCAGCGCTGAAACCTGGCGACACGGTACTGGGCATGAACCTTGCTCATGGTGGACACCTGACTCACGGCAGCCCGGTGAATGCATCCGGTTTGCTGTACAACTTCGTGGCATATGGCGTGCAGGAAGATACGTTCCTGATCGATTACGATGAAGTGCGCAAAGCAGCGTTCAAGCACCGTCCTCGTCTGATCGTTGCAGGTGCAAGTGCATATCCGCGTACGATTGATTTTGAAAAATTGGCTTCCATCGCCAACGACGTAGGTGCATTGTTTATGGTAGACATGGCCCACATTGCAGGACTGGTTGCTGCCGGATTGCATCCGAGCCCGGTTCCACATGCCCATTTTGTTACAACGACAACACACAAAACGCTGCGCGGACCTCGTGGCGGTATGATCCTGTGCCGCAAATCCTGGGCAGCTGCGATTGATAAAGCGGTATTCCCAGGCTCCCAAGGTGGACCTTTGATGCACGTTATCGCTTCCAAAGCGGTAGCACTGGGTGAAGCCCTGCAGCCTTCATTCAAAACTTACGCACAAAACGTAGTGAAGAACGCTCAGGTTTTGGCTGAAACACTGATTGCCGAAGGATTGAACATTGTATCCGGCGGAACAGACAACCACTTGATGCTGATCGACACACGCAGCGTGAACATCACGGGTAAGGAAGCTGAGCATGTCCTCGATTCCATCGGTATTACCGTGAACAAAAATGCAATTCCATTTGATCCGACGAGCCCGTTTGTAACGAGCGGTATTCGTATTGGTACTCCTGCAGCCACTTCCCGCGGTATGAACGAAGAGGCTATGGTTGCCATTGGTAAGATCATTGCAAAAACATTGAAAAATCCAAAAGATACAGCGAAACTGGATGAAGCTCGTGCAGAAGTAACTGCACTTACAGACCAATTCCCGCTGTACACAGATTTGAAATACTAG
- a CDS encoding TIGR01440 family protein has protein sequence MTIELDSEQPGLQEQTVSILRELALAGQLGPGQIIVIGTSTSEVAGQKIGTSGAVDVAQQLLAGIREVQQEFGFEPVFQCCEHLNRALVMERSLLTRLGLTEVGAVPVPKAGGSMASAAYRSLSDPCLAEHVQAHAGVDIGETMIGMHLRHVAVPFRTTLRYIGEARVTTALTRPKLIGGERAVYQMEEQPDSTFCD, from the coding sequence ATGACTATTGAGTTAGATTCAGAACAACCCGGATTGCAGGAACAGACCGTATCCATTCTGCGTGAACTGGCACTTGCCGGACAGCTTGGACCTGGACAGATCATTGTGATCGGTACAAGCACAAGCGAGGTCGCTGGCCAAAAAATTGGTACGAGTGGTGCGGTGGATGTGGCACAGCAGCTTCTTGCCGGTATTCGCGAAGTACAGCAGGAATTTGGCTTCGAGCCTGTATTTCAGTGTTGTGAACACTTGAACCGCGCACTGGTAATGGAGCGTTCACTGCTCACACGTCTTGGTTTGACTGAAGTGGGCGCGGTACCCGTTCCCAAGGCAGGCGGTTCCATGGCATCCGCAGCATATCGTTCGCTGAGTGATCCTTGCCTTGCTGAACATGTGCAGGCTCATGCGGGAGTGGATATCGGGGAAACGATGATTGGCATGCACTTACGGCATGTGGCAGTCCCTTTCCGTACAACGCTTCGCTACATCGGGGAAGCCCGTGTGACCACAGCCTTGACCCGTCCGAAGTTGATTGGCGGCGAACGCGCGGTGTATCAGATGGAAGAGCAACCAGATTCGACATTTTGCGACTAA
- a CDS encoding low molecular weight protein arginine phosphatase yields MKHILFVCTGNTCRSPMAEGLLRKLASERGIQVEVRSAGVAAASGMPISRHAEAVLRDHQAEGPEHSTQLSASLIGWADLVLTLTRSHKQHVLQVFPDSVHKTYTLKEYVENDEQVLDDLQELDSLFATLELKRALGQEILASERERAIEIRQRIPSFDISDPFGGSRDDYNIAAAEIRTALDRLLDKLG; encoded by the coding sequence ATGAAACATATTTTGTTTGTATGTACAGGAAATACGTGCCGCAGCCCCATGGCGGAGGGGCTTTTGCGCAAATTGGCATCGGAACGGGGCATTCAGGTGGAGGTTCGTTCTGCAGGCGTGGCTGCAGCATCCGGTATGCCGATTTCCCGTCATGCCGAAGCAGTACTAAGAGATCATCAGGCGGAGGGGCCAGAGCATTCCACGCAGCTTAGTGCGAGCCTGATTGGATGGGCCGATCTGGTTCTTACGTTGACGCGCAGCCATAAACAGCATGTCCTGCAGGTTTTCCCGGACTCGGTTCACAAAACGTATACGCTGAAAGAGTATGTGGAGAACGATGAGCAGGTCCTGGATGATCTCCAGGAACTGGACAGCCTGTTTGCAACACTGGAGCTGAAACGTGCACTGGGTCAGGAGATTCTGGCGTCAGAGCGTGAGCGCGCGATTGAGATCCGGCAGCGTATTCCAAGCTTTGATATATCTGACCCGTTCGGTGGCAGTCGTGACGATTACAATATCGCCGCTGCGGAGATCAGAACCGCACTGGATCGCCTCCTGGACAAGTTAGGATAA
- a CDS encoding manganese efflux pump MntP, with the protein MWDVSAHLGQLVTILIMAVALGLDAFSLGIGIGMKGIRLRDVLRISFVTALFHVIMPLIGMYTGKYVSSLLGDITTYAAGGLLVLLGGHMILNAFREGDTKLVDHRSMLGVILFSLSVSVDSFSVGVSLGMFSSDLVLTVLAFGACGGIMSVMGLLLGRRVSQNLGDYGEAIGGAILLAFGLLFIF; encoded by the coding sequence ATGTGGGATGTGTCTGCCCATTTGGGGCAGTTGGTAACCATTTTGATTATGGCCGTCGCCCTTGGGCTGGATGCCTTCTCGCTGGGTATTGGGATCGGCATGAAAGGCATTCGTTTGCGGGACGTGCTGCGAATCAGTTTTGTCACGGCCCTGTTCCATGTCATCATGCCGCTGATCGGTATGTACACGGGGAAATACGTCAGTTCACTTCTTGGAGATATTACGACGTATGCCGCAGGCGGATTGCTCGTTCTGCTCGGGGGCCACATGATACTGAATGCATTTCGTGAAGGCGACACCAAGCTGGTGGATCATCGCTCCATGTTAGGTGTGATTTTATTTTCACTCAGTGTGAGTGTGGATTCGTTTTCCGTTGGGGTGTCTCTCGGCATGTTTAGCAGTGATCTGGTACTGACGGTACTTGCCTTTGGCGCATGCGGTGGAATCATGTCCGTGATGGGTCTGCTGCTGGGTAGACGAGTAAGCCAAAATCTTGGCGATTATGGTGAAGCCATCGGCGGAGCCATCCTGCTTGCGTTTGGACTGCTGTTTATTTTTTAA
- a CDS encoding L-threonylcarbamoyladenylate synthase, with amino-acid sequence MNREQDQYTGNKDSEAQEELVTPVWDVRALLSEKHPHVVGNLVMSELEKQGSDEKKESAYQQALADLQAAAACIRQGQTVAFPTETVYGLGADARSTAAVEAIFEAKGRPSDNPLIVHIAHRDQLDSLVTEVNEAAEALIESFWPGPLTLVLPVKPGAVSPRVTAGLDTVAVRMPDHPVALQLLGAAACPVAAPSANRSGRPSPTLASHVSEDLAGRIGGIVDGGPTGVGVESTVVQVGDDGNVTILRPGGITAEQLSAVAARVATDPAILAEGPAGDDSPAPRSPGMKYTHYAPTGALCVVEGPPPAVAAWISAALAEAAQRGERTAVLAFAEHAEQYRADAVFSLGNASELEEAARRLYAALRSCDEQGATYIVAEACSREGLGAAVMNRLLKAAGHQLIQVGNQ; translated from the coding sequence ATGAATAGAGAACAAGACCAATACACAGGTAACAAAGATTCGGAAGCCCAAGAAGAGCTGGTTACCCCTGTGTGGGATGTCAGAGCATTGTTGAGTGAGAAACATCCACATGTCGTGGGTAATTTGGTTATGAGTGAACTTGAGAAACAGGGATCTGATGAGAAAAAAGAGAGCGCCTATCAGCAGGCGCTCGCCGACTTGCAGGCTGCCGCAGCCTGCATTCGTCAAGGTCAGACCGTGGCGTTCCCGACGGAAACGGTATACGGTTTGGGCGCAGATGCGCGCAGTACAGCCGCGGTTGAGGCTATATTTGAAGCCAAAGGCCGCCCATCAGACAATCCGCTGATCGTGCACATTGCACATCGAGACCAGCTGGACTCGCTGGTTACGGAAGTCAATGAAGCGGCGGAAGCACTGATTGAATCCTTTTGGCCGGGGCCGCTTACGCTTGTGCTGCCTGTTAAGCCAGGTGCAGTATCCCCGCGGGTTACTGCTGGTCTGGATACGGTGGCCGTGCGCATGCCGGATCACCCGGTGGCTCTGCAGCTGCTTGGTGCGGCTGCTTGTCCGGTGGCCGCGCCAAGCGCTAACCGCTCCGGGCGGCCAAGTCCGACTCTCGCTTCACATGTGAGCGAGGATCTGGCTGGCCGCATCGGCGGCATTGTGGACGGCGGCCCTACTGGGGTGGGCGTCGAGTCCACGGTGGTGCAGGTCGGTGACGACGGTAACGTCACCATCCTGCGCCCTGGCGGCATTACGGCGGAACAGTTGTCCGCCGTTGCCGCCCGTGTCGCCACGGACCCGGCGATTCTCGCCGAAGGGCCCGCTGGCGATGACAGCCCGGCGCCGCGCTCGCCGGGCATGAAGTACACGCACTATGCGCCCACAGGAGCGCTGTGCGTGGTAGAGGGGCCGCCGCCAGCTGTGGCTGCCTGGATCAGCGCCGCCCTCGCGGAGGCGGCGCAGCGCGGAGAGCGCACCGCGGTGCTGGCGTTCGCTGAGCACGCGGAGCAGTACCGCGCCGATGCCGTGTTCTCGCTGGGCAATGCCAGCGAGCTTGAAGAAGCAGCGCGCCGGCTGTATGCCGCGCTGCGCAGCTGCGATGAGCAGGGCGCCACATATATTGTGGCTGAAGCCTGCTCACGCGAAGGGCTGGGTGCAGCCGTCATGAACCGGCTGCTCAAAGCTGCGGGTCACCAGCTGATACAGGTTGGTAACCAGTAG
- the spoIIR gene encoding stage II sporulation protein R: MSRRTVKQIGLIIVCLMMIIMMWEGQKTDAAVAATAIPEQSIRLRILANSDAPGDQLVKREIRDAVVAQMSEWVTALDNPQSLDEARHVIREHLSEIEDRVGEELASRGLDYPYQVELGVVPFPTKLYGGTVYPAGDYESVRITLGEGEGQNWWCVLFPPLCFIDASTGDALANPSTVSAAAAAEPGDAEASVQGAAPEARFFLVDLAVKLWDWVAGLFA, from the coding sequence ATGAGCAGAAGAACAGTGAAACAAATTGGACTTATTATCGTTTGTCTTATGATGATTATTATGATGTGGGAAGGTCAAAAGACGGATGCAGCTGTAGCTGCTACAGCGATTCCGGAGCAATCCATCCGTTTGCGGATTCTTGCAAATTCGGATGCACCAGGGGATCAACTGGTGAAACGCGAGATTCGGGATGCCGTGGTTGCCCAGATGAGCGAGTGGGTTACAGCGCTGGATAATCCGCAAAGTCTGGATGAAGCACGCCATGTCATTCGTGAGCATTTGTCTGAAATCGAAGATCGGGTGGGAGAAGAACTGGCAAGCCGTGGACTGGACTACCCGTACCAGGTGGAGCTTGGTGTTGTCCCGTTCCCTACCAAACTATATGGAGGCACGGTATATCCCGCAGGAGATTATGAATCAGTGCGTATAACACTGGGAGAAGGAGAAGGTCAGAATTGGTGGTGTGTGCTGTTCCCGCCATTGTGCTTCATTGATGCGAGTACGGGAGATGCGCTGGCGAATCCGTCTACCGTATCTGCAGCCGCAGCAGCTGAGCCTGGAGATGCCGAAGCATCTGTTCAGGGGGCGGCACCGGAAGCGCGTTTCTTCTTGGTGGATCTGGCGGTTAAACTATGGGATTGGGTAGCCGGGCTGTTTGCATAA